TTCTTCGGAGTTATGCCTGTTTGCGGTTAACATCTTTGAAGTCACTGGTTTTACATAAGTTTTACATAAGATATTGGAAGACTTCACGTATACGCCGCAGTAATTAGTAATAGTGATCGATAAAAGAATGTTGCTGAAACCAACGTATTGATAAGGGTACCTGTCTTTGTCGAGGCAGCAACTGTTTTTCTTAGCAGCGTTCAAGCAGGAATAGCTCACTATCCCTCATACTCAGTGGGCAAGGAGGAGGAAGGAGGACGATCGACATTCCTTGTTCGTCCACTGTGAATCACTTCAAGCCTGCATATTCCTGTAAACACCTGTCCCCCTTGGATTTGTGCCGCAAGTGTGGATTAATGAATTTTAGGGCGGATATGTTTTTCAGTTAATTTCGTGCTCTTGAAAAATGATCCAGAAACAGTAGAGGAACTTTTATTACCAAAGGTGTCACTCACTGCTCTGCAGGCCATAAGTTCGTGCGGTTAAAGTTTGAGACAGCTGAAGAATTATTGAGCTCAAAAGTAACTTCATTTGGTTACAATAGCATCTAAGAGGGTGATCTTATAGAATTTCGTCCAACTGGCGTTGAAGTGCTGTTTCGTTGTACCTATTCGCATCGTCATTTCCAATGTTACGAGCATCTATAAAAGTCCTAGTTGCTGATGCATTTCGACAGTTATGGAAAGAAAAAACTCTTGCAACTTTATTTGCAGCACAAATTTTCACGCGCATGTTGCTTGCAcgatcgatgatgatgatgaaaacgttttatttaaagggaaaaaaagggagaggggagttaggagaagggtggtcggattcctattccggaattccgttggctaaggccgccaccctagctctttccacgagggctcgctggtccttgagggttgagctggacagggctgcctcccatccttcccacgttggctgttttatagtttctaaggcactattagcctggcaggcccataccatatggtagAGATCTGCTTTTTGCCCGCAGAATTTACATTCGGCTGAAAAAGATTGTAGCTCAATAGCATGCAGCTTCACTGGATTATTAAATGACAGGGTTTGTAACTTTCGTAAATGGCATTCCTCCGATTTGTCCAATCCCTTAGCTGGgcccgggtattttcgtcgcgataagcgcaagtgttgtaatacgtctgcataagttattaatggcactgggaagtccgagtcttcggggagggaggaggagggaccccgggggagaaaagctcgggcggcagcgtgtgcacgctcgtttccctctacaccctcatgacctggcacccagatcagctctttgcgcgaagcgaagaccccagattgtttgaggatcctgcaagctagcggtgcaattcggccccgcgtgtaatttctataggcagtttgcgagtctgtaatgatgtattctgaactaggatgcgaagccgccatagcgatcgccgcctcttccaattctgcaatttccccgcgccgaacagaaagtccattgaccgtctgcccttgatgcaccaccgatattgtggagactcctcccaccgggcctgcagcatccacgaagaaggccccctctaatttagaatagatctggtccatctttttggctcttgccctcctccttgcttgatgatattctgggtgcatgtttttaggaaggggcAGGGTCGCGAATTTGCACCTCCACTCTTTCGGAATGTCTTGTCGTGTTGCCGTATAGTAAGGACAGCCGATATTTAGGTCCTCTAGTACCTTGCGTCCTGTTTTTGTTCCTGCCAATCTGGCATATTGACTTGATaggtgggcctcaattatctcatctattgtattgtgcacccccaactgcaataagcgctctgtagatgttttgaccgacagtcctagtgccttcttatatgctgttctgatcatgacatcgaaatgttttaaatcgcacctcctcatccgaaggtacggagctacgtacacaattctGCTGAGTATAAAGGCTTTGACCAACCGAAGAGTGTCGTTCTCCATCATCCCTCTGGTTTTATTGGTGATACGTGTGATCATTCGTAGTACTTGTTCGCATGATGTACGGAGTTGAGTGATCATTGCTGAGTTGACACCCTTGTTGTTAACCAATAATCCCAGGATACGCACCGTCTCCACCTCAGggatcgcagcgtcgtgcaccctaattttgaccggggcttcatcttctcgtctgcgcatgattagaagtgccgatttttccggagagcagcgcagtccgcactcctcggcatatttttggactgtcgaagcagcctcttggagcgcctcttccatctgccccagactgcccttcgtcacccagaccgtgatgtcatctgcatagagggcgtgccgaattccctctatgcgatcgagttgctcaggcaaatttataagagcaatattgaagagcagaggggagaggacggctccttgtggcgtacccctggtgCCCATAGGGATTGGCTGGGACCTAAAATCTCCAATTTTTACATGAGACTGTCTGTCTAGTAAGAAGTCTCTGATGTATTCAAAAGTCCTTCTTCCACACTGTGTCTTCCGCAGGTTCTCCAGGATCTTtgagtgcttcacattatcgaaagcgcccttgagatctagggctaagatggctctgctactgcgtttgttgggtgggtcaataacttccatcttgagctgcagcagtacgtcttgcgtggataggcgctctctgaagccaaacatggtgtggggcatgtaatcgttttcctccaaatacgctgaaagtctggcatgcactgctttctccatcagcttgccggcacatgacgtgagtgaaataggacggaggttgttaaTACTTACCTCTTTGCCCGGCTTAGGGATAAAGCTGACGTCTGCCGATTTCCACGCCAGGGGCAGCTTGCCAGCTCTCCAGCACTCATTGATATAATCCGTCAGCTGGCCTAGCATTTTCTTGTTCATGTTGGCGAGCAAGCCGACTGTAACTTTGTCCTGTCCTGgcgtcgtacctcttctcatggttagtagcgccgcctgtatttcttctacttcgaagtctctgtcgagttCTGGATTATCTTTGCCTTCATACTGTAACACAGGCTCGTCATCTTTGGTCGTACAGAGGTATTTGCTCGTCAGGGCTGCCACCAGCTGCTCATCCGTACCCTCATAGCCGTGGAGGGCTCTCTTGAGGTTCCGCTGCTGCTCTCCACTCGTCTTGCTGGGTTCGATGAGGCATCGCAGTAGGCTCCACGTAGACTTGACGCCAAGCCCACCTCTTAATGAGTCGCACTTGATTAGCCAGTTGTTTTTGGCTAAGGTCCACGCGTATTCCTCCGCTTGTCGTGTAATTTCAGCAATCTTGATTTTAAGCTTGCGattgtgtttttgctttttccaccttctggtgaggcctctcctggcctcccagaggtggagaAGGTGGTTGTCGACTGCCGGGACATCCTCTGAGGTGTGCAGCGTTCTCGTGACTTTCTCTC
This Dermacentor albipictus isolate Rhodes 1998 colony chromosome 1, USDA_Dalb.pri_finalv2, whole genome shotgun sequence DNA region includes the following protein-coding sequences:
- the LOC139057714 gene encoding uncharacterized protein, with the protein product MLEPHLSKLHAYEIRIDHHNKHRKHRGQARLTNWSLFREFEGPQLDSPIEDYEQWAESLLAAREKVTRTLHTSEDVPAVDNHLLHLWEARRGLTRRWKKQKHNRKLKIKIAEITRQAEEYAWTLAKNNWLIKCDSLRGGLGVKSTWSLLRCLIEPSKTSGEQQRNLKRALHGYEGTDEQLVAALTSKYLCTTKDDEPVLQYEGKDNPELDRDFEVEEIQAALLTMRRGTTPGQDKVTVGLLANMNKKMLGQLTDYINECWRAGKLPLAWKSADVSFIPKPGKESSE